The nucleotide window GCGGACTACGGCCTGATGATGCCGGAGCTTTATATCGAAAACATCTCGCTGCCGCCCGCGGTAGAGGAAGCGATGGACAAGCGCACGCAGATGGGCGTGCTGGGCGACCTTGGCCGCTATACCCAGTTTTCTGCGGCCGAAGCGATGACCGCCGCGGCCAAAACGCCGAACAGCGGCATGGGTGCCGGCATGGGGATGGGCATGGGAATGGCGATGGCGCAGCAGATGGGCCAGGCCCTGCAGGGAGGCGCGGCTTCTCAGGCAGCGGGTCAGCCGTCCGGGCCATGGGGTGCGCGGCCCGAACCCGCTGCGCCGCAAGCGCCTGCGCCCGTGGCGCCGCCCCCGCCGCCGGTGGAGCATGTCTGGCATATCGCGGCGGAGGGGCAAACCTCCGGGCCCTTTTCCAAAGCGCGGATGGGGCGGATGGCGCAGGACGGCAGCCTGACGCGGGACACCCATGTCTGGACGCCAGGCCAGGATGGCTGGAAACGGGCGGGCGATGTGATGGAACTGGCGCAGCTGTTCACGATCCTGCCGCCCCCGCCCCCGCCCCCTCCGGCCCCGCCTGCCGGCTGAGCCTTGGCTGCGGCGGTGCCCGGACCGCGATGCCGCCGCCCTCATTCCTTCCGTTGATTTCCCACCGCAGGTTCCCCGCCCCGTGACGATGCCCCCGCCGCCGCCAGCCGCCAGCGCGCCCTCTGCCCAGGAGGACAGCCACCGCTTCCCCTGCCCCAATTGCGGCGCCGATTACCGTTTCGACCCGAACGCGGGGGCGCTGATCTGCGATCACTGCGGCCACCGCGAAGACGTGCGCAGCGGGCCGTGGGAGGGCTCCGCCCTGCGGGAGCTGGACTTCCGCGCTGCCGTGGCCGAGCAGCTGCCGGAGGCGGAAATCGAAGTCACGCGCGTCTCTGTCTGCCCGAACTGCGCGGCCCAGGTCGAGTTCGACCCTGACACCCACGCCAAGGAATGCCCGTTCTGCGCCACCCCGGTCGTGACCGGCACCGGCGAGAACAGGCATATCAAGCCCAAGGGGGTGCTGCCGTTTGCCGTGGAGGAGCGCGCGGCGCACAAGGCAATGACCGATTGGCTCGGCCAGTTGTGGTTCGCACCAAGCGGCCTGAAGGAATACGCCCGCAAGGGGCGGCGGATGCAAGGGATCTATGTGCCTTACTGGACCTATGACGCCCAGACCCGCAGTTCCTATACCGGTCAGCGCGGCACGGTCTATTACGTGACCGAAACCTTCCGGCGCGACGGCAAGATGCAGACCCGGCAGGTGGCCAAGGTGCGCTGGCGGCCCGCTTCCGGCCGGGTGCAGCGGTTCTTTGACGATGTGCTGGTGCTGGCCTCCAAAAGCCTGCCGAAACGCTATACCGAGGCGCTGGAGCCCTGGGACCTGTCGCAGCTTGAACCCTATCAGCCGCAGTATCTGGCGGGCTTCCGGGCCGAGGCCTATGCGGTGGACCTGGAGGCAGGCTTTGCCGAGGCGGGACAGAAGATGGAGCGCGTTATCGAGCGCGACGTGCGCTTCGACATCGGCGGCGACCGGCAGCGCATCAGCAGCATCGACACGCGGATGTCCGATGTGACCTTCAAGCACATCCTGCTGCCGGTCTGGCTGGCGGCCTACAAGTACCGCGGCAAGACCTACCGTTTTGTGGTGAACGGGCAATCGGGCCGGGTGCAGGGCGAGCGGCCCTATTCGGCCTGGAAGATTGCCATTGCGGTCGTTCTGGCGCTGGCCGTTGCCGCGGGCATCGCCCTGCTGGCCAGCCAGCAGTAGCGCTGCAAACAGCGGAAGGGGGAGCTGCCTCCCCCTTCCTGATGCGGCCGGTTCCTTTCCCCGGTATTCTGCCGGAACCGCAGCCGACCCCTTGTCAGCCCTTACTGATCTCGATCTTGCGGGCGGTCTCAGGCTGCTCCAGCGCTTTCTTCGGCACCGAGATATGCAGAACGCCGTCCTCCATCCTGGCAGAGGCCGCCTGCCCGTCGGCATCCTCCGGCAGGCGGAAGGAACGGCGGAAGGCACCATACTGGCGCTCGCTGAAGTACCATGTGTCGCCTGTCTTCTCGGACTGGGTTTTCTTTTCGCCGCGGATCATCAGCACGCCGTTGTCCACGGTCAGCTCGACATCTCCAAGAGCGACGCCCGGAAGCTCCATCGCAATGTCATAAGCCTCTTTGCCCGAAGAGGCCTCAGTTGCGGGATTGAGCCAATCGGTGAGACGGGTTCCGAAGCTGCGGAACGGGTCATAGAGCGACGGCCAGAAACCGCCGTGTTCGGTTTTTTCCACCATAGTTCAACCTCCTTTCCTGTTTCGGCCCATTGTATCCCTGACGCTGCGGCACTGCCTTGATCCGGCGCAAGCGGGGCGCTTGCGCAAAGGAAATTCTGACGCCAGTCTGGCCCTCAGCCGCCCGGAGGGACCTGACGTGACACCCGAACTGCAACGCCTGAACAAACTGTTTGCCGCGCGCCACAGCTGCCGGGCCTTCCGCCCGGAGCCGGTGCCGCGCGCGGTGATAGATGACATCCTGCGGACCGCGCAAAAGGTGCCCTCATGGTGCAATGCGCAGCCCTGGAAGGTGACGATCTGCAGCGGCGCTGAAGCGGAGCGCGTGCGGGCCGCCCTTCTGAAGGCGGCCGAGGACGGCGGGCACAGCCCGGACCTGCCCTTTCCCGATGGCTACTCGGATGAGTATCAGCAGCGCCGCCGCGACTGCGGCTGGGCGCTGTATGAGGCTGTCGGCGTGCAGAAAGGCGACCGTGCGGGCTCGGCCCGGCAGATGATGGAAAATTACCGGCTGTTCGGCGCACCCCATTGCGCGATCCTGTCCTCTCCGGCGGAGCTGGGATCCTACGGCGCGATGGATTGCGGCGGCTTTGTTGCGGCCTTCACGCTGGCGGCCCAAGCCGCCGGGGTTGCCAGTATCCCGCAGGCGGCGGTTGCCTCCTTTGCACCGCTGCTGCATGAACTGCTGGACATACCGGACGACCGGATCATCCTCTGCGCCATCTCCTTTGGTTACGGCGACGGAGACCACCCGGCCAACAGCTTCCGCACCAGCCGGGCGGCGCTGGAGGAATTTGCGGACTGGCGCGGCTGAGGCAGGACAAGGACAAACACAGATGCGGGCATTGATTCAGCGGGTCAGCGAGGCCTCGGTCACGGTGGATGGCGAAACCCTTGGCGAAATCGGCCCCGGACTGCTGATCCTGGTCTGTGCCATGCAGGGCGACAGCGAAGCCCAGGCGGATCAGCTGGCCGCCAAGATCTCCAAGCTCAGGATCTTCAAGGATGAGGGCGGCAAGATGAACCTCTCGGTGCTGGACACCGGCGGCAGCGCCCTGGTGGTCAGCCAGTTCACCCTGGCCGCAGACACCCGCCGCGGCAACCGGCCCGGGTTTTCGGCAGCCGCATCCCCGGCAGAGGGCGAGCGGCTGTATGACTATTTTGCGGGCCAGCTGTCGCGGCTCGGTTTGGAAACAGCCAAGGGGCGCTTTGGCGCCGACATGAAAGTGCGGCTGCTGAACGACGGCCCGGTGACCATCTGGATGGATACGGAACAGGCCTGATCCGGCCATCGCGCCCCAGTGGCCCCAGCGGCCCCACCCGCCGGAAACGCGCTGTCAGCCGGCCCTGCCGGCGGCAGCGACGACGTTTTCAGGCCAGAAAGCATCGATTCTATCCCTGTTACCGCCAGCATTGCACCTCGAACCGGCCAAATCATAAAAAAACCGTCATTCCTGCGCACAAAAATTTCTTGTCGCATTCCAGATGTTTTTTTGATTTACACCCGGCATGGCAGCGAAAAACGGCACCTTACTTGAAAAAGGCGACTTCCCTTCAGCAGCCCTTGCCGGCGTGTGCGCGGCCTTACCAAGCGTTTCACGAATAACGCTTGCGAGGTGGCAGCAAATGCGCAAATCTTGAACCACCAATCAAAAAACGGGTGCTTACGGCACCGCAACCAATCGGGAGAGACCTATGAACAGACACATGCAGTACCTGGCCAGCCAGGCTGTGGCAGGCAAGCTGTCGCGCCGCGACTTCCTGGGCAAGGCCGCAGCACTGGGCTTTACCGCTGTATCCGCCAACCTGCTGCTGTCCAGCGCCGCCAAGGCGGCTGGCCCGCAGAAAGGCGGCACCATCCGCCTTGGCCTGCAGGGCGGCTCCACCACCGACAGCCTTGATCCTGCTCTGGTCACCAACACCGTCGGCCTGATGGTCACCCGCCTGTGGGGTGAAACCCTGGTCGAGCTGGCCGAGGACGGCGGCATCGAAGGCAAGCTGGCCGAAAGCTATGAAGCCTCGGCTGACGCCAAGACCTGGACCTTCAAGCTGCGCCCCGGCGTGACCTACTCGAACGGCCAGAACGTGACCGCCGAGGACGTGGTCAAGACCATGGAGCGCCACAGCGGCGAGGACACCAAGTCCGGCGCCCTGGGCATCATGCGCGGCATCAAGGACGTGCGCGCGGACGGCGACAGCGTTGTCTTCGAACTGGACAGCCCGAACGCCGACTTGCCTTATCTGCTGGCCGACTACCACCTGATCATCCAGCCGAACGGCGGCAATGACGATCCGGCAGCGGCCATCGGCACCGGCCCCTACATCATGAAATCCTCCGACATGGGCGTGCGCTTCGTGGCCGAGAAGAACCCGAACTACTGGGGCGATCTGGGCAATGCGGACACCGTGGAGATCATCGTCATCAACGACGACACCGCCCGCGTCGCAGCGCTGCAGTCCGGCCAGGTGGATGTGATCGACCGGGTGCCGCCGCGCACCGCGAAACTGGTGGACCGCGCGCCGAACATCACCGTGCACTCGACCTCTGCGGCCGGCCACTATGTGTTCATCATGCACTGCAACACCGCGCCGTTTGACAACAACGACGTGCGGATGGCTCTGAAGTACGGCATCAACCGCCAGGAAATGGTCGACAAGATCCTGAACGGCTATGGCACCGTGGGCAACGACACCCCGATCAACGCCTCCTATCCGATGTACACCGAGCTGGAACAGCGCCAGTTCGACCCGGACAAGGCGATGCACCACATGAAGAAGGCTGGCCACGACGGCGCCATCCTGCTGCGCACTTCGGACAACTCCTTCCCCGGCGCGCCGGATGCCTCCGCCCTGTTCCAGCAGTCGCTCAACAGCGCGGGCA belongs to Leisingera caerulea DSM 24564 and includes:
- a CDS encoding TFIIB-type zinc ribbon-containing protein, which codes for MPPPPPAASAPSAQEDSHRFPCPNCGADYRFDPNAGALICDHCGHREDVRSGPWEGSALRELDFRAAVAEQLPEAEIEVTRVSVCPNCAAQVEFDPDTHAKECPFCATPVVTGTGENRHIKPKGVLPFAVEERAAHKAMTDWLGQLWFAPSGLKEYARKGRRMQGIYVPYWTYDAQTRSSYTGQRGTVYYVTETFRRDGKMQTRQVAKVRWRPASGRVQRFFDDVLVLASKSLPKRYTEALEPWDLSQLEPYQPQYLAGFRAEAYAVDLEAGFAEAGQKMERVIERDVRFDIGGDRQRISSIDTRMSDVTFKHILLPVWLAAYKYRGKTYRFVVNGQSGRVQGERPYSAWKIAIAVVLALAVAAGIALLASQQ
- a CDS encoding Hsp20/alpha crystallin family protein; this translates as MVEKTEHGGFWPSLYDPFRSFGTRLTDWLNPATEASSGKEAYDIAMELPGVALGDVELTVDNGVLMIRGEKKTQSEKTGDTWYFSERQYGAFRRSFRLPEDADGQAASARMEDGVLHISVPKKALEQPETARKIEISKG
- a CDS encoding nitroreductase translates to MTPELQRLNKLFAARHSCRAFRPEPVPRAVIDDILRTAQKVPSWCNAQPWKVTICSGAEAERVRAALLKAAEDGGHSPDLPFPDGYSDEYQQRRRDCGWALYEAVGVQKGDRAGSARQMMENYRLFGAPHCAILSSPAELGSYGAMDCGGFVAAFTLAAQAAGVASIPQAAVASFAPLLHELLDIPDDRIILCAISFGYGDGDHPANSFRTSRAALEEFADWRG
- the dtd gene encoding D-aminoacyl-tRNA deacylase, whose amino-acid sequence is MRALIQRVSEASVTVDGETLGEIGPGLLILVCAMQGDSEAQADQLAAKISKLRIFKDEGGKMNLSVLDTGGSALVVSQFTLAADTRRGNRPGFSAAASPAEGERLYDYFAGQLSRLGLETAKGRFGADMKVRLLNDGPVTIWMDTEQA
- a CDS encoding ABC transporter substrate-binding protein, whose amino-acid sequence is MNRHMQYLASQAVAGKLSRRDFLGKAAALGFTAVSANLLLSSAAKAAGPQKGGTIRLGLQGGSTTDSLDPALVTNTVGLMVTRLWGETLVELAEDGGIEGKLAESYEASADAKTWTFKLRPGVTYSNGQNVTAEDVVKTMERHSGEDTKSGALGIMRGIKDVRADGDSVVFELDSPNADLPYLLADYHLIIQPNGGNDDPAAAIGTGPYIMKSSDMGVRFVAEKNPNYWGDLGNADTVEIIVINDDTARVAALQSGQVDVIDRVPPRTAKLVDRAPNITVHSTSAAGHYVFIMHCNTAPFDNNDVRMALKYGINRQEMVDKILNGYGTVGNDTPINASYPMYTELEQRQFDPDKAMHHMKKAGHDGAILLRTSDNSFPGAPDASALFQQSLNSAGIKLDVKREPNDGYWSEVWNNKPFCTSYWGGRPTQDQMFTTAYLSTADWNDTRFNNEQFDQMLVAARGELDVAKRTQMYADMSMILRDEGGLICPMFNDFVEATTDKVDGFVEGIPGQVLMNGYAASKLWVKA